A genomic region of Cannabis sativa cultivar Pink pepper isolate KNU-18-1 chromosome 1, ASM2916894v1, whole genome shotgun sequence contains the following coding sequences:
- the LOC133035545 gene encoding uncharacterized protein LOC133035545, producing MAEPHKRIENSLAELEKGKDKRKSPVPRSRSRSPRGKNSRGRSPRRRSPRRQRSPKLAKSPPKKEYSLKRKGGPRFVNYTKLAVPRDHIYAIEERNGDEIEELIRRGKFNKYKKNEEGHPLADDKEENQNASGSRTPRNILTIIGGPHIAGDSQKSQERYAKEAKEKPLTNVNNLSERPEKLFKRECDDITFMESNARWVHHPHSYPLVIVANIGGDNVHRILVDNESSVNLLNFQAFKQMGLHEKDMRLVTSSIYSFTGDVIALKGMIKLSITLGTAPVTDKSMVDFAVIDQYSAYNAVIGRPILKEMKIVTSIYHLTMKLPTLAGVGSVRGIQSDSRECYNAAVKLAEKKSINVIYLSKAPPPCQEVLRIEEVPHTDGPDLDPRILDHAAAAQAVEDTIEVPIDPIDNSNVLKIGSKLTFQ from the exons atggccgaacctcataagagaATTGAGAATTCTCTAGCAGAGTTGGAAAAAGGCAAGGACAAGCGTAAGTCACCAGTGCCGCGATCGCGATCTCGCAGTCCCCGAGGGAAAAATTCAAGAggccgaagcccaagaagacgcagCCCACGGAGACAGCGAAGCCCGAAGTTGGCCAAAtctcctccaaagaaggagTATTCGCTGAAAAGGAAAGGTGGACCGCGCTTCGTGAACTATACCAAACTCGCGGTGCCACGAGACCACATCTACGCAATTGAAGAAAGGaacgga gatgaaatcgaagagctgatCCGGAGGGGGAAATTCaacaaatataaaaagaacGAGGAAGGTCATCCCCTAGCGGATGACAAAGAAGAAAACCAGAACGCAAGTGGTTCGAGAACACCTCGCAATATATTAACAATCATTGGAGGACCCCATATCGCAGGAGACTCACAGAAATCTCAAGAGCGATATGCCAAGGAAGCTAAGGAGAAGCCGCTCACCAATGTAAACAATCTCAGTGAGCGGCcagagaaattatttaaaaggGAATGCGACGACATCACGTTTATGGAGAGcaatgcgagatgggtccatcacccgcattccTACCCACTAGTTATTGTCGCCAATATTGGCGGAGATAATGTCCACCGTATACTCGTGGACAACGAAAGTTCAGTGAATCTCTTGAACTTCCAAGCCTTTAAACAAATGGGATTGCATGAGAAGGATATGCGACTTGTAACGTCGAGTATATACAGTTTTACCGGCGACGTCATCGCACTGAAAGGGATGATTAAACTCTCGATTACTTTGGGAACCGCCCCTGTAACAGACAAGTCAATGGTTGACTTCGCGGTAATTGACCAGTATTCGGCATATAATGCcgtgattggtcgaccaatcttgaaggagatgaagatcgtaaCATCAATCTATCATCTCACGATGAAGCTACCTACTCTCGCTGGAGTAGGCTCTGTGCGAGGAATCCAGTCGGACTCGCGAGAATGCTACAATGCAGCAGTCAAACTCGCAGAAAAGAAGTCAATAAATGTCATCTATTTGTCGAAGGCACCACCTCCTTGCCAGGAGGTTCTTAGGATCGAAGAGGTGCCGCATACGGATGGACCAGAtctggatccaagaatcctcgatcatGCCGCAGCGGCCCAAGCCGTGGAAGACACtattgaggtacctatagacCCCATAGATAATAGtaatgttttaaaaattggttctaaattgACTTTTCAATAG
- the LOC133029478 gene encoding secreted RxLR effector protein 161-like — MNNANGANMPSRYGIRLSKEQSPTDPQEIEDMANIPYASAVGSLMYAMLCTRPDICYAVGIVSRYQSNPGQEHWNAVKYILKYLKSTRNLVLVYKGGALNPIGYTDSDFQASLEDRKSTSGMVFTLGGGAVVWRSAKQTTISDSTMEAEYIDAAEAAKE; from the coding sequence atgaacaatgccaatggggcaaacatgccttctagatatggtattcgtctatctaaggaacagtcaccgactgatcctcaagagatagaggacatggcgaatattccctatgcctctgcagttggaagtctaatgtatgcaatgttatgcactagacctgacatctgttatgctgttggaatcgtgagcaggtatcagtctaatccaggacaagaacattggaatgcagttaagtatattctgaaatacttaaagagtacaaggaatcttgtgttagtctacaagggtggtgctttaaatcccataggctacactgattcagatttccaggcaagtcttgaagacaggaaatctacatctgggatggtgtttactcttgggggtggagcagtggtttggagaagtgctaaacaaacaacgatatcggactcaactatggaagctgaatacatagatgcagccgaagctgctaaagaa